The following coding sequences are from one bacterium SCSIO 12741 window:
- a CDS encoding M1 family metallopeptidase → MIKKLLPGLLLFVSWSCTLNKPITTNPEATVHRDTIETKSLSIQPPYQKTPPLIWKLVHTRLDLGLAIPRQEVSGTAILTLHPYFYKQQHVGLDAKAFTIEKIEVQDNDSLLELPFDYDGRRIEMDLHREYTSKDTLELHIMYTAHPTEVKSKSGKAIQASQGMYFIDPDGTIENKPTQVWTQGETDFSSCWFPTLDEPNQKTTQEIAIRVPENMVSLSNGQRVFSTLNGDGTRTDYWEQSLPHSPYLAMLAVGDFAVVQDTWRDKEVSYYVEQEYKADAQAIFGNTPEMIEFYSNILGVDFPWDKYSQVIVRDFVSGAMENTSATIHGEFVQLHRRELIDHPQDDIIAHELFHQWFGDLVSCESWANLPLNEAFATYGEYLWKEHKYGKDAADHHLYNNLNSYLAESRYKQVDWVRFNYEEKDHMFDNHSYSKGARILHMLRTYMGDEAFFEALNRYLIRYEGGSAEMHQLRLIVEEVTGEDYNWFFDQWAFSKGHPKLEITSVYDSVNQDLKLVVTQTQDLETTPLYQLPFSVELHLGDEKRRYELWVKDEVNEYNIRIEQQPDFVDFDSERYLLAEKVEEKSEAEWTWQYRHCKPFVARLEAIRAIAHLDSISYIGNEVLIEALDDPYYYIRLMAVNTSDNLERVDEQVAEKRLLEMAFADPHPKVRAAALSRYIRDFEPENKWELIAKSMADSSYHVLISSLTLSSTMDTNAALVMAEKLENENSAQVWMAVTDIYSRLGNAEKANWFESLNPRLSGYSKSGYLRSYQGFVTRLWQPEITRNFLTTAEGISKDANMVWVKMAATASVTKIYEKTAGEITVIDQQIEDLEDNATRLNELRTEREKWQKELDFTNAVVERIRKAQSDPQVLNLLPQD, encoded by the coding sequence ATGATTAAGAAATTGCTACCCGGTCTTCTACTATTCGTTTCCTGGTCTTGTACGTTGAACAAACCAATTACTACCAATCCTGAAGCCACCGTACACCGGGATACGATTGAAACCAAATCACTAAGCATTCAACCCCCTTATCAAAAAACACCTCCCCTTATTTGGAAGCTGGTTCACACCCGCCTGGACCTTGGCCTGGCTATACCTCGACAAGAAGTTAGCGGAACGGCCATTTTAACCCTTCACCCTTATTTCTACAAACAGCAACATGTGGGACTGGATGCCAAGGCATTTACCATTGAAAAAATAGAAGTACAAGACAACGATTCCCTATTAGAACTGCCGTTTGACTATGACGGTAGACGAATAGAAATGGATTTGCACCGCGAATACACCTCCAAGGATACGCTTGAGCTCCACATTATGTATACGGCACATCCAACGGAGGTAAAGTCCAAAAGTGGAAAAGCCATTCAGGCATCTCAAGGCATGTACTTTATTGATCCTGATGGAACTATAGAAAACAAACCGACCCAAGTTTGGACCCAGGGTGAAACCGATTTTTCTTCGTGCTGGTTCCCGACTCTGGATGAGCCCAATCAAAAAACAACCCAGGAAATTGCTATTCGGGTTCCGGAAAATATGGTCAGTTTGTCAAATGGCCAGCGCGTATTTTCCACCTTAAATGGAGATGGCACTCGTACGGATTATTGGGAACAAAGCCTGCCACACTCTCCTTATTTGGCTATGCTTGCGGTTGGCGATTTTGCGGTTGTTCAAGATACCTGGAGAGACAAAGAAGTAAGCTATTACGTAGAGCAGGAATACAAGGCTGATGCCCAAGCCATATTTGGCAATACTCCTGAAATGATTGAATTCTATTCCAACATTCTCGGGGTAGATTTTCCCTGGGATAAGTACAGTCAGGTAATCGTTCGGGATTTTGTTTCGGGTGCGATGGAAAATACCTCAGCAACCATCCATGGAGAATTTGTTCAGTTACATCGCCGTGAATTGATTGATCATCCCCAAGACGACATCATTGCCCATGAACTTTTTCACCAATGGTTTGGAGACCTGGTATCTTGCGAAAGCTGGGCCAATTTGCCTTTGAACGAAGCCTTCGCTACTTATGGAGAATACTTGTGGAAAGAGCATAAATACGGCAAGGATGCAGCGGATCATCATCTGTATAATAACCTAAACAGCTACCTGGCCGAGTCACGATACAAGCAGGTAGATTGGGTACGCTTCAACTATGAAGAAAAGGATCACATGTTTGATAACCACTCCTACTCCAAAGGGGCGAGAATTCTTCACATGCTTCGTACATACATGGGCGATGAAGCTTTCTTCGAAGCACTGAACCGCTACTTGATCCGCTATGAGGGTGGAAGCGCTGAAATGCACCAGCTTCGATTGATTGTGGAAGAGGTAACTGGCGAGGATTACAACTGGTTCTTCGATCAATGGGCCTTTAGCAAAGGGCACCCCAAATTGGAAATCACCTCGGTTTACGACTCCGTGAATCAGGATTTGAAATTGGTTGTGACTCAAACTCAGGACCTGGAAACTACCCCTTTGTATCAGCTACCCTTTAGCGTGGAGCTTCACCTGGGCGATGAAAAAAGACGGTATGAGCTTTGGGTAAAGGACGAAGTGAACGAATACAACATCCGCATAGAGCAACAACCCGATTTTGTGGATTTCGACTCCGAGCGATACCTACTCGCTGAAAAAGTGGAAGAAAAAAGCGAAGCCGAATGGACCTGGCAATACCGTCATTGTAAACCTTTTGTAGCTCGACTGGAAGCTATTCGGGCCATTGCTCATCTGGATTCGATTAGCTACATCGGAAACGAAGTATTGATCGAAGCGTTGGACGATCCGTACTACTACATCCGATTGATGGCAGTTAACACCTCAGATAACCTGGAACGGGTAGATGAGCAAGTTGCTGAAAAACGCCTTTTGGAAATGGCCTTCGCCGATCCACATCCCAAGGTTAGAGCAGCAGCATTGAGCCGCTACATCCGGGACTTTGAACCCGAAAATAAATGGGAACTCATCGCCAAATCCATGGCTGATAGCTCCTACCACGTTTTGATTAGCTCATTGACCCTTAGCAGTACTATGGACACCAATGCTGCACTCGTGATGGCCGAAAAACTGGAAAATGAAAACAGCGCTCAGGTGTGGATGGCGGTCACAGACATTTACAGTCGCTTAGGAAATGCTGAAAAGGCCAACTGGTTCGAATCCTTAAATCCTCGCCTCTCGGGCTACAGCAAATCTGGATATTTAAGGTCTTACCAAGGATTTGTAACACGCCTCTGGCAACCTGAAATTACCCGAAATTTCCTCACCACAGCAGAAGGCATTTCGAAGGACGCCAATATGGTTTGGGTAAAAATGGCAGCCACAGCAAGCGTAACGAAAATCTACGAAAAAACAGCCGGTGAAATTACCGTGATTGATCAACAGATTGAAGACCTGGAAGACAATGCTACCCGCCTCAACGAACTGCGTACTGAACGCGAAAAATGGCAAAAAGAATTGGACTTTACCAATGCCGTAGTGGAACGAATTCGCAAAGCTCAATCCGATCCACAGGT
- a CDS encoding acetyl-CoA carboxylase biotin carboxyl carrier protein subunit: MIKVIGKDTTYEVEKVEEKWMLNGEPFSADLIHPSGNQYHVIHNNKGYTLEVVKADYKNREFEVLVNGNHYAFTAQDKFDDLLHQLGMDAQLSSAVEDVKAPMPGLVLDIKVAVGDTVAKGDPVLVLEAMKMENIIKSASDGVVAAIEVQSGQAVEKNQVLVSFEG, from the coding sequence ATGATCAAAGTCATCGGAAAAGATACCACCTACGAGGTAGAGAAAGTGGAAGAAAAGTGGATGTTAAACGGTGAGCCATTTTCGGCAGATCTAATTCACCCTTCCGGAAATCAGTACCACGTTATTCACAACAACAAAGGATATACCCTCGAAGTGGTGAAGGCGGATTACAAAAACCGGGAATTTGAGGTTTTGGTAAATGGAAACCATTATGCCTTTACCGCTCAGGACAAATTCGATGATCTTCTTCATCAACTTGGAATGGATGCTCAATTATCTTCCGCTGTAGAAGATGTGAAAGCGCCAATGCCAGGTCTGGTTCTGGATATCAAAGTTGCCGTTGGCGACACCGTTGCCAAAGGAGATCCTGTACTCGTCTTGGAAGCCATGAAAATGGAAAACATTATCAAGTCCGCTTCAGACGGAGTAGTTGCTGCCATCGAAGTTCAATCCGGGCAGGCCGTAGAAAAAAATCAGGTACTGGTTTCGTTCGAAGGGTAA
- a CDS encoding response regulator transcription factor — protein sequence MEKEIIKLLVAEDDHNLGDLLNEYLQAKGFDSELHRNGKEALNAFRTGTYDLCIFDVMMPEKDGFTLAKDVRKINPEIPIIFLTAKSLKEDKIEGFKIGADDYLTKPFSMEELLMRVQAILRRTKKERDHQKQEEFEIGNFSFNSKLQELTINGETQKLTSKENELLRLLALNLNEVTDRSNALNQIWGDDSYFNSRSMDVYITKLRKYLKGDENIEIVNVHGKGFKLLVK from the coding sequence ATGGAGAAGGAAATTATCAAATTACTCGTAGCTGAAGACGACCACAATTTAGGCGATTTGTTGAACGAGTATTTGCAAGCCAAAGGATTTGACAGTGAATTGCATAGAAACGGAAAAGAAGCCCTTAATGCTTTTAGAACCGGCACCTATGACCTGTGTATTTTCGACGTGATGATGCCTGAGAAGGATGGCTTTACCCTGGCCAAAGATGTTCGCAAAATCAATCCTGAAATTCCGATCATTTTTCTAACAGCCAAGTCGCTGAAGGAAGATAAAATTGAAGGCTTCAAAATTGGTGCAGACGACTACCTCACCAAGCCCTTTTCTATGGAAGAGCTTTTGATGCGTGTTCAAGCCATTTTGAGACGAACCAAAAAGGAACGTGATCACCAAAAGCAAGAAGAGTTTGAAATTGGGAACTTCTCATTTAACTCCAAGCTTCAGGAATTGACCATTAACGGCGAAACCCAAAAATTGACATCGAAGGAAAATGAATTGCTTCGTTTGTTAGCGCTGAACCTAAATGAGGTGACGGATCGATCCAACGCATTGAACCAGATTTGGGGCGATGACTCTTACTTCAACTCAAGAAGTATGGATGTGTACATCACCAAGCTGCGTAAGTACCTGAAAGGGGACGAGAACATTGAAATCGTCAACGTTCACGGTAAAGGATTTAAGCTTTTGGTGAAGTAA